A region of Vitis riparia cultivar Riparia Gloire de Montpellier isolate 1030 chromosome 1, EGFV_Vit.rip_1.0, whole genome shotgun sequence DNA encodes the following proteins:
- the LOC117924984 gene encoding acyl carrier protein 1, chloroplastic-like: MAAVSATSVTFGSSLKLLKSSQITGKASSLKMVTVGWTKSGFPSLRTSRFRVSCSAKPETVQKVCEIVKKQLALPAESELTPESKFAALGADSLDTVEIVMSLEEEFGISVEEESSQNITTVQEAADLIEKLVQKNSEA; encoded by the exons ATGGCCGCTGTCTCTGCCACCTCTGTTACCTTCGGATCTTCATTGAAGCTCTTGAAGAGTAGCCAG ATCACTGGAAAGGCCTCAAGTCTGAAGATGGTAACTGTAGGTTGGACAAAGAGTGGCTTCCCTTCGTTGAGAACTTCCCGCTTCCGTGTCTCTTGCTCG GCTAAGCCAGAGACAGTACAGAAAGTGTGTGAGATAGTAAAGAAACAACTTGCATTGCCTGCTGAGTCTGAACTCACCCCAGAGTCCAAGTTTGCTGCCCTTGGTGCTGATTCTCTTGACACA GTGGAGATAGTAATGAGTTTGGAGGAAGAGTTCGGGATCAGCGTGGAAGAGGAAAGCTCTCAGAACATAACAACAGTCCAAGAAGCAGCAGATTTGATAGAGAAGCTTGTCCAGAAGAACAGTGAAGCTTAG
- the LOC117923293 gene encoding poly(A) polymerase I-like isoform X4: MAIAVLGFSCRSYLTFRRPLVYCVHKVRHRSNVATVESPPEPVGVTKEEEPHWATYDGRGNGASKAPEWKKLNSKDLGIRTSMIAKPTRYVLNGLKKKGYEVYLVGGCVRDLILKRTPKDFDIITSAELKEVLRVFPRCEVVGKRFPICHVHVNDTIVEVSSFSTSGKRTGRKLDYILRRPPDCDDHDYIRWRNCLQRDFTINGLMFDPYTKIVYDYMGGMQDIKKAKVRTVIPANISFVEDCARILRGVRIAARLGFRFTKDIAHSVRELSCSVLRLDKGRILMEMNYMLAYGSAEASLRLLWKFGLLEILLPIQAAYLVSQGFRRRDQRSNMLLSLFSNLDRLVAPDRPCHNSLCIQPCCAQWWILVGSGGNCKENLPTS, from the exons ATGGCGATTGCTGTTCTTGGATTTTCCTGTAGAAGTTACCTCACTTTCCGTCGTCCTCTCGTTTACTGCGTTCACAAG GTTCGACACCGCAGCAATGTTGCAACTGTTGAATCGCCTCCTGAACCCGTGGGTGTTACGAAGGAAGAAGAACCTCATTGGGCTACTTATGATGGAAGAG GTAATGGTGCTTCTAAGGCACCTGAATGGAAGAAGTTGAATTCTAAAGACCTCGGGATTAGGACGTCGATGATTGCAAAGCCCACAAGATATGTTTTAAATggacttaaaaaaaaag GATATGAAGTGTACCTTGTTGGAGGTTGTGTACGGGACCTTATCCTGAAGAGAACTCCTAAAGACTTTGACATCATAACTTCAGCTGAACTTAAGGAG GTACTGAGAGTATTTCCCCGATGTGAAGTAGTTGGAAAGCGATTTCCCATATGCCATGTGCATGTCAATGATACCATTGTTGAG GTTTCAAGTTTTAGCACTTCTGGAAAGAGAACTGGTAGGAAACTTGATTATATTCTCAGAAGACCTCCTGATTGTGATGATCATGATTATATTCGCTGGAGGAATTGTCTACAGCGGGACTTTACTATTAATGG GTTGATGTTTGATCCTTACACAAAGATAGTGTATGACTATATGGGCGGGATGCAAGATATCAAAAAAGCTAAA GTACGGACTGTAATCCCTGCTAATATTTCTTTTGTGGAGGATTGCG CTCGCATTTTGCGTGGGGTTAGAATTGCAGCACGTTTAGGGTTTCGTTTCACTAAAGATATAGCTCATTCTGTAAGAGAGTTATCTTGCTCAGTGTTAAGACTCGATAAG GGAAGGATACTCATGGAAATGAATTACATGCTAGCTTATGGGTCTGCAGAAGCTTCCTTGAGGTTATTATGGAAATTTGGACTCCTGGAGATACTTCTACCCATCCAA GCAGCATATCTTGTTTCCCAAGGTTTTCGAAGACGTGATCAGAGATCAAACATGCTTTTG TCTTTGTTTTCAAACCTGGATAGACTTGTGGCACCTGATCGGCCATGCCATAATAGCTTATG CATTCAGCCTTGCTGTGCACAATGGTGGATCCTTGTCGGAAGCGGTGGAAATTGCAAGGAGAATCTCCCAACCTCATGA
- the LOC117923293 gene encoding poly(A) polymerase I-like isoform X3, producing MDLKKKGYEVYLVGGCVRDLILKRTPKDFDIITSAELKEVLRVFPRCEVVGKRFPICHVHVNDTIVEVSSFSTSGKRTGRKLDYILRRPPDCDDHDYIRWRNCLQRDFTINGLMFDPYTKIVYDYMGGMQDIKKAKVRTVIPANISFVEDCARILRGVRIAARLGFRFTKDIAHSVRELSCSVLRLDKGRILMEMNYMLAYGSAEASLRLLWKFGLLEILLPIQAAYLVSQGFRRRDQRSNMLLSLFSNLDRLVAPDRPCHNSLWIGMLAFHKALVDQPRHPMVVAAFSLAVHNGGSLSEAVEIARRISQPHDQSFSELLEPQDLDSDESLIDEIMDLAASVKSALMKMTDEHFVSQAMSKYPRAPYSDLVFISLASFLRASKIFECVQGGAEKGFVPKQGSRIDYEFLALGSLREVRHVFARIVFDTVYPLSLNKEDNFVNQNS from the exons ATggacttaaaaaaaaa AGGATATGAAGTGTACCTTGTTGGAGGTTGTGTACGGGACCTTATCCTGAAGAGAACTCCTAAAGACTTTGACATCATAACTTCAGCTGAACTTAAGGAG GTACTGAGAGTATTTCCCCGATGTGAAGTAGTTGGAAAGCGATTTCCCATATGCCATGTGCATGTCAATGATACCATTGTTGAG GTTTCAAGTTTTAGCACTTCTGGAAAGAGAACTGGTAGGAAACTTGATTATATTCTCAGAAGACCTCCTGATTGTGATGATCATGATTATATTCGCTGGAGGAATTGTCTACAGCGGGACTTTACTATTAATGG GTTGATGTTTGATCCTTACACAAAGATAGTGTATGACTATATGGGCGGGATGCAAGATATCAAAAAAGCTAAA GTACGGACTGTAATCCCTGCTAATATTTCTTTTGTGGAGGATTGCG CTCGCATTTTGCGTGGGGTTAGAATTGCAGCACGTTTAGGGTTTCGTTTCACTAAAGATATAGCTCATTCTGTAAGAGAGTTATCTTGCTCAGTGTTAAGACTCGATAAG GGAAGGATACTCATGGAAATGAATTACATGCTAGCTTATGGGTCTGCAGAAGCTTCCTTGAGGTTATTATGGAAATTTGGACTCCTGGAGATACTTCTACCCATCCAA GCAGCATATCTTGTTTCCCAAGGTTTTCGAAGACGTGATCAGAGATCAAACATGCTTTTG TCTTTGTTTTCAAACCTGGATAGACTTGTGGCACCTGATCGGCCATGCCATAATAGCTTATG GATTGGTATGTTAGCATTTCATAAGGCCTTGGTTGACCAACCTCGGCACCCCATGGTTGTTGCAGCATTCAGCCTTGCTGTGCACAATGGTGGATCCTTGTCGGAAGCGGTGGAAATTGCAAGGAGAATCTCCCAACCTCATGACCAGAGCTTCAGTGAATTATTAGAACCTCAGGATCTAGACTCGGATGAATCCTTGATAGACGAGATCATGGATCTTGCAGCATCGGTGAAATCTGCATTGATGAAGATGACAGATGAACATTTTGTTTCCCAAGCAATGAGCAAATACCCACGAGCACCATACTCAGATCTG GTTTTTATCTCATTGGCATCATTCCTGAGAGCATCTAAGATCTTTGAGTGCGTACAAGGGGGTGCTGAGAAGGGATTCGTACCAAAACAAGGGAGTAGGATCGACTACGAGTTCTTAGCATTGGGAAGCCTTCGTGAGGTTCGGCATGTGTTTGCGAGGATCGTTTTTGACACCGTTTACCCTCTAAGCCTCAACAAAGAGGACAATTTTGTAAACCAAAATTCTTAG
- the LOC117923293 gene encoding CCA-adding enzyme-like isoform X2, translated as MAIAVLGFSCRSYLTFRRPLVYCVHKVRHRSNVATVESPPEPVGVTKEEEPHWATYDGRGNGASKAPEWKKLNSKDLGIRTSMIAKPTRYVLNGLKKKGYEVYLVGGCVRDLILKRTPKDFDIITSAELKEVLRVFPRCEVVGKRFPICHVHVNDTIVEVSSFSTSGKRTGRKLDYILRRPPDCDDHDYIRWRNCLQRDFTINGLMFDPYTKIVYDYMGGMQDIKKAKVRTVIPANISFVEDCARILRGVRIAARLGFRFTKDIAHSVRELSCSVLRLDKGRILMEMNYMLAYGSAEASLRQHILFPKVFEDVIRDQTCFCLCFQTWIDLWHLIGHAIIAYAFSLAVHNGGSLSEAVEIARRISQPHDQSFSELLEPQDLDSDESLIDEIMDLAASVKSALMKMTDEHFVSQAMSKYPRAPYSDLVFISLASFLRASKIFECVQGGAEKGFVPKQGSRIDYEFLALGSLREVRHVFARIVFDTVYPLSLNKEDNFVNQNS; from the exons ATGGCGATTGCTGTTCTTGGATTTTCCTGTAGAAGTTACCTCACTTTCCGTCGTCCTCTCGTTTACTGCGTTCACAAG GTTCGACACCGCAGCAATGTTGCAACTGTTGAATCGCCTCCTGAACCCGTGGGTGTTACGAAGGAAGAAGAACCTCATTGGGCTACTTATGATGGAAGAG GTAATGGTGCTTCTAAGGCACCTGAATGGAAGAAGTTGAATTCTAAAGACCTCGGGATTAGGACGTCGATGATTGCAAAGCCCACAAGATATGTTTTAAATggacttaaaaaaaaag GATATGAAGTGTACCTTGTTGGAGGTTGTGTACGGGACCTTATCCTGAAGAGAACTCCTAAAGACTTTGACATCATAACTTCAGCTGAACTTAAGGAG GTACTGAGAGTATTTCCCCGATGTGAAGTAGTTGGAAAGCGATTTCCCATATGCCATGTGCATGTCAATGATACCATTGTTGAG GTTTCAAGTTTTAGCACTTCTGGAAAGAGAACTGGTAGGAAACTTGATTATATTCTCAGAAGACCTCCTGATTGTGATGATCATGATTATATTCGCTGGAGGAATTGTCTACAGCGGGACTTTACTATTAATGG GTTGATGTTTGATCCTTACACAAAGATAGTGTATGACTATATGGGCGGGATGCAAGATATCAAAAAAGCTAAA GTACGGACTGTAATCCCTGCTAATATTTCTTTTGTGGAGGATTGCG CTCGCATTTTGCGTGGGGTTAGAATTGCAGCACGTTTAGGGTTTCGTTTCACTAAAGATATAGCTCATTCTGTAAGAGAGTTATCTTGCTCAGTGTTAAGACTCGATAAG GGAAGGATACTCATGGAAATGAATTACATGCTAGCTTATGGGTCTGCAGAAGCTTCCTTGAG GCAGCATATCTTGTTTCCCAAGGTTTTCGAAGACGTGATCAGAGATCAAACATGCTTTTG TCTTTGTTTTCAAACCTGGATAGACTTGTGGCACCTGATCGGCCATGCCATAATAGCTTATG CATTCAGCCTTGCTGTGCACAATGGTGGATCCTTGTCGGAAGCGGTGGAAATTGCAAGGAGAATCTCCCAACCTCATGACCAGAGCTTCAGTGAATTATTAGAACCTCAGGATCTAGACTCGGATGAATCCTTGATAGACGAGATCATGGATCTTGCAGCATCGGTGAAATCTGCATTGATGAAGATGACAGATGAACATTTTGTTTCCCAAGCAATGAGCAAATACCCACGAGCACCATACTCAGATCTG GTTTTTATCTCATTGGCATCATTCCTGAGAGCATCTAAGATCTTTGAGTGCGTACAAGGGGGTGCTGAGAAGGGATTCGTACCAAAACAAGGGAGTAGGATCGACTACGAGTTCTTAGCATTGGGAAGCCTTCGTGAGGTTCGGCATGTGTTTGCGAGGATCGTTTTTGACACCGTTTACCCTCTAAGCCTCAACAAAGAGGACAATTTTGTAAACCAAAATTCTTAG
- the LOC117925869 gene encoding uncharacterized protein LOC117925869, translating to MAELQPPETTVNAGPVGVAIAPAVPAAVENLSTSLAPKRQRRPSVRLGEIGDQPAATLSYDSQARRVKPWRFHKDYGQASKASKTRPLTNLVNGGECHETLETEERSFAGDGNLDSAVFGNRKAKRRGATKRVRSNWATKFDEGAEGDEKFSGREDDEEEYRDFDPEGSESLLKEQSPVHSVDNVALDLWHGHRRPVRARVSESRERDAVELDAMPDSDSRDRKCRTSADRNLTANRLLDDGVRTWLFGLGLGRYAPVFEIHEVDFEVLPLLTLEDLKDMGINAVGSRRKIYTAIQNLRKGFT from the coding sequence ATGGCAGAGTTACAGCCACCAGAAACTACCGTCAACGCCGGTCCGGTGGGAGTAGCCATAGCTCCGGCAGTCCCGGCGGCGGTAGAAAATCTATCGACATCTCTTGCTCCGAAGCGGCAGCGGCGGCCGAGCGTCAGGCTGGGGGAGATCGGAGACCAGCCGGCGGCGACGCTGTCGTACGACTCTCAAGCGAGAAGAGTGAAGCCGTGGCGGTTCCATAAGGACTATGGTCAAGCATCGAAGGCGTCGAAGACTCGACCTCTCACAAATCTGGTGAATGGCGGAGAGTGCCACGAAACCCTAGAAACAGAAGAGAGGAGCTTCGCCGGCGACGGGAATCTCGATTCGGCGGTGTTCGGGAACCGGAAAGCGAAGAGGAGAGGCGCGACGAAGAGAGTAAGATCGAATTGGGCGACGAAGTTCGACGAGGGAGCTGAAGGGGATGAGAAGTTCAGCGGCAGGGAAGACGACGAGGAAGAGTATAGGGATTTCGATCCGGAGGGCTCCGAGAGTCTATTAAAGGAGCAGAGTCCTGTTCACTCCGTCGATAATGTGGCTCTCGATTTGTGGCACGGCCATCGAAGACCGGTTAGGGCGAGGGTGTCGGAAAGCAGAGAACGCGATGCTGTTGAATTGGACGCAATGCCGGACTCCGATTCTCGTGATCGGAAGTGTCGCACCAGTGCGGATAGGAATTTGACTGCAAATCGCTTGCTTGACGATGGTGTGAGAACCTGGCTCTTCGGACTGGGGCTAGGCCGATACGCCCCGGTTTTCGAGATACATGAGGTGGATTTTGAGGTTCTGCCATTGTTGACACTGGAGGATCTCAAAGATATGGGGATAAACGCCGTTGGTTCTCGCCGGAAAATTTACACTGCAATCCAAAATCTTCGCAAGGGGTTTACGTGA
- the LOC117921314 gene encoding B3 domain-containing transcription factor FUS3-like — translation MEGGGRGRGEAVPIEEETVGASSPTASRVNRRRSGRGSSRRTASLNSLVYRGSSTSSSRPRPTPEQRRPVSPEVEVDSLRYSFLFQKELKYSDVSSTKRIVIPKALAETYLPTLYTIEGTLISMEDMDGLGTWTFRFRYWINNLTRMYVLENTGEFIRAHGLCANDFIILYKDNRNDKYVIKGSKSIYNACPQHMIEEGLDSQIGEDERNESKTSMTTNEIGIFSFHSSILLDDAPKFSSASLLDFPRRMPSFESLDLSLEDFK, via the exons ATGGAGGGTGGTGGTCGTGGAAGAGGTGAGGCAGTGCCGATTGAGGAAGAGACAGTCGGTGCTTCTTCGCCGACTGCTTCGCGGGTAAACCGGAGGAGATCGGGGAGGGGGAGTTCTCGGCGGACGGCGAGCTTAAACTCCTTGGTTTACCGTGGCTCCTCCACCTCGTCATCCCGTCCCCGGCCTACACCGGAGCAGCGCCGCCCAGTTTCGCCTGAAGTG GAAGTTGATTCATTAAGatatagttttctttttcaaaaggaGCTCAAGTATAGTGATGTGAGCTCAACAAAGCGAATAGTAATCCCTAAG GCCTTAGCTGAAACCTATCTCCCCACTTTGTACACCATAGAAGGGACCCTCATCAGTATGGAAGACATGGACGGCTTGGGGACATGGACCTTCAGGTTCAG ATATTGGATCAACAACCTAACTCGGATGTATGTGCTTGAAAATACAG GGGAGTTTATTAGGGCGCATGGATTATGTGCTAACGATTTCATTATATTGTACAAAGATAACAGGAATGACAAATAC GTCATCAAGGGTAGCAAGTCGATTTACAATGCATGTCCCCAACATATGATAGAAGAAGGTTTGGATTCCCAAATTGGGGAAGATGAACGAAACGAATCAAAAACCTCGATGACAACAAATGAAATAGGCATATTCTCATTTCATAGTTCCATTTTACTCGACGATGCACCAAAGTTCTCAAGTGCATCATTACTCGACTTTCCAAGACGCATGCCAAGTTTTGAATCTCTTGACCTCTCTTTAGAGGATTTTAAGTAA
- the LOC117923293 gene encoding poly(A) polymerase I-like isoform X5, which translates to MAIAVLGFSCRSYLTFRRPLVYCVHKVRHRSNVATVESPPEPVGVTKEEEPHWATYDGRGNGASKAPEWKKLNSKDLGIRTSMIAKPTRYVLNGLKKKGYEVYLVGGCVRDLILKRTPKDFDIITSAELKEVLRVFPRCEVVGKRFPICHVHVNDTIVEVSSFSTSGKRTGRKLDYILRRPPDCDDHDYIRWRNCLQRDFTINGLMFDPYTKIVYDYMGGMQDIKKAKVRTVIPANISFVEDCARILRGVRIAARLGFRFTKDIAHSVRELSCSVLRLDKGRILMEMNYMLAYGSAEASLRLLWKFGLLEILLPIQAAYLVSQGFRRRDQRSNMLLSLFSNLDRLVAPDRPCHNSLWWLYLQGNRGLTITGLVC; encoded by the exons ATGGCGATTGCTGTTCTTGGATTTTCCTGTAGAAGTTACCTCACTTTCCGTCGTCCTCTCGTTTACTGCGTTCACAAG GTTCGACACCGCAGCAATGTTGCAACTGTTGAATCGCCTCCTGAACCCGTGGGTGTTACGAAGGAAGAAGAACCTCATTGGGCTACTTATGATGGAAGAG GTAATGGTGCTTCTAAGGCACCTGAATGGAAGAAGTTGAATTCTAAAGACCTCGGGATTAGGACGTCGATGATTGCAAAGCCCACAAGATATGTTTTAAATggacttaaaaaaaaag GATATGAAGTGTACCTTGTTGGAGGTTGTGTACGGGACCTTATCCTGAAGAGAACTCCTAAAGACTTTGACATCATAACTTCAGCTGAACTTAAGGAG GTACTGAGAGTATTTCCCCGATGTGAAGTAGTTGGAAAGCGATTTCCCATATGCCATGTGCATGTCAATGATACCATTGTTGAG GTTTCAAGTTTTAGCACTTCTGGAAAGAGAACTGGTAGGAAACTTGATTATATTCTCAGAAGACCTCCTGATTGTGATGATCATGATTATATTCGCTGGAGGAATTGTCTACAGCGGGACTTTACTATTAATGG GTTGATGTTTGATCCTTACACAAAGATAGTGTATGACTATATGGGCGGGATGCAAGATATCAAAAAAGCTAAA GTACGGACTGTAATCCCTGCTAATATTTCTTTTGTGGAGGATTGCG CTCGCATTTTGCGTGGGGTTAGAATTGCAGCACGTTTAGGGTTTCGTTTCACTAAAGATATAGCTCATTCTGTAAGAGAGTTATCTTGCTCAGTGTTAAGACTCGATAAG GGAAGGATACTCATGGAAATGAATTACATGCTAGCTTATGGGTCTGCAGAAGCTTCCTTGAGGTTATTATGGAAATTTGGACTCCTGGAGATACTTCTACCCATCCAA GCAGCATATCTTGTTTCCCAAGGTTTTCGAAGACGTGATCAGAGATCAAACATGCTTTTG TCTTTGTTTTCAAACCTGGATAGACTTGTGGCACCTGATCGGCCATGCCATAATAGCTTATG GTGGCTGTACTTACAAGGTAATCGTGGGTTAACGATCACAGGATTGGTATGTTAG
- the LOC117923293 gene encoding poly(A) polymerase I-like isoform X1: MAIAVLGFSCRSYLTFRRPLVYCVHKVRHRSNVATVESPPEPVGVTKEEEPHWATYDGRGNGASKAPEWKKLNSKDLGIRTSMIAKPTRYVLNGLKKKGYEVYLVGGCVRDLILKRTPKDFDIITSAELKEVLRVFPRCEVVGKRFPICHVHVNDTIVEVSSFSTSGKRTGRKLDYILRRPPDCDDHDYIRWRNCLQRDFTINGLMFDPYTKIVYDYMGGMQDIKKAKVRTVIPANISFVEDCARILRGVRIAARLGFRFTKDIAHSVRELSCSVLRLDKGRILMEMNYMLAYGSAEASLRLLWKFGLLEILLPIQAAYLVSQGFRRRDQRSNMLLSLFSNLDRLVAPDRPCHNSLWIGMLAFHKALVDQPRHPMVVAAFSLAVHNGGSLSEAVEIARRISQPHDQSFSELLEPQDLDSDESLIDEIMDLAASVKSALMKMTDEHFVSQAMSKYPRAPYSDLVFISLASFLRASKIFECVQGGAEKGFVPKQGSRIDYEFLALGSLREVRHVFARIVFDTVYPLSLNKEDNFVNQNS; this comes from the exons ATGGCGATTGCTGTTCTTGGATTTTCCTGTAGAAGTTACCTCACTTTCCGTCGTCCTCTCGTTTACTGCGTTCACAAG GTTCGACACCGCAGCAATGTTGCAACTGTTGAATCGCCTCCTGAACCCGTGGGTGTTACGAAGGAAGAAGAACCTCATTGGGCTACTTATGATGGAAGAG GTAATGGTGCTTCTAAGGCACCTGAATGGAAGAAGTTGAATTCTAAAGACCTCGGGATTAGGACGTCGATGATTGCAAAGCCCACAAGATATGTTTTAAATggacttaaaaaaaaag GATATGAAGTGTACCTTGTTGGAGGTTGTGTACGGGACCTTATCCTGAAGAGAACTCCTAAAGACTTTGACATCATAACTTCAGCTGAACTTAAGGAG GTACTGAGAGTATTTCCCCGATGTGAAGTAGTTGGAAAGCGATTTCCCATATGCCATGTGCATGTCAATGATACCATTGTTGAG GTTTCAAGTTTTAGCACTTCTGGAAAGAGAACTGGTAGGAAACTTGATTATATTCTCAGAAGACCTCCTGATTGTGATGATCATGATTATATTCGCTGGAGGAATTGTCTACAGCGGGACTTTACTATTAATGG GTTGATGTTTGATCCTTACACAAAGATAGTGTATGACTATATGGGCGGGATGCAAGATATCAAAAAAGCTAAA GTACGGACTGTAATCCCTGCTAATATTTCTTTTGTGGAGGATTGCG CTCGCATTTTGCGTGGGGTTAGAATTGCAGCACGTTTAGGGTTTCGTTTCACTAAAGATATAGCTCATTCTGTAAGAGAGTTATCTTGCTCAGTGTTAAGACTCGATAAG GGAAGGATACTCATGGAAATGAATTACATGCTAGCTTATGGGTCTGCAGAAGCTTCCTTGAGGTTATTATGGAAATTTGGACTCCTGGAGATACTTCTACCCATCCAA GCAGCATATCTTGTTTCCCAAGGTTTTCGAAGACGTGATCAGAGATCAAACATGCTTTTG TCTTTGTTTTCAAACCTGGATAGACTTGTGGCACCTGATCGGCCATGCCATAATAGCTTATG GATTGGTATGTTAGCATTTCATAAGGCCTTGGTTGACCAACCTCGGCACCCCATGGTTGTTGCAGCATTCAGCCTTGCTGTGCACAATGGTGGATCCTTGTCGGAAGCGGTGGAAATTGCAAGGAGAATCTCCCAACCTCATGACCAGAGCTTCAGTGAATTATTAGAACCTCAGGATCTAGACTCGGATGAATCCTTGATAGACGAGATCATGGATCTTGCAGCATCGGTGAAATCTGCATTGATGAAGATGACAGATGAACATTTTGTTTCCCAAGCAATGAGCAAATACCCACGAGCACCATACTCAGATCTG GTTTTTATCTCATTGGCATCATTCCTGAGAGCATCTAAGATCTTTGAGTGCGTACAAGGGGGTGCTGAGAAGGGATTCGTACCAAAACAAGGGAGTAGGATCGACTACGAGTTCTTAGCATTGGGAAGCCTTCGTGAGGTTCGGCATGTGTTTGCGAGGATCGTTTTTGACACCGTTTACCCTCTAAGCCTCAACAAAGAGGACAATTTTGTAAACCAAAATTCTTAG
- the LOC117921693 gene encoding transcription factor bHLH137-like, which yields MAAFSQQSHHLHPHKNLRLDSTIVPSMSAVFDDEKKPTTSISCFSDDPVKKITHCSSMGAELGAPGMARKRKKADFEEERDVEEKKGKAEKKRKKKVVKEVPSGFVHVRARRGEATDSHSLAERARREKISERMKLLQSLVPGCDKIIGKTLVLDEIINYVKSLQNQVEFLVGKLASISPMLIGHEANLDSSTLQSENLCSFGPPLPSLLACNFTQLNSYAETSLTSSFSLQQDHLSSVVSQNDGIILWDMDDQEQRLLDQYGFSNGYSF from the exons ATGGCAGCCTTTTCTCAGCAGTCTCACCACCTCCACCCCCACAAAAATTTAAGGCTGGACTCGACCATTGTGCCAAGCATGTCTGCAGTATTTGATGATGAGAAGAAACCCACCACCTCCATCTCCTGTTTTTCTGATGATCCTGTGAAGAAGATCACGCATTGTTCATCCATGGGGGCTGAGCTTGGGGCTCCAGGGATGGCGAGGAAGAGAAAGAAGGCTGATTTTGAG gaAGAGAGGGACGTGGAGGAGAAGAAGGGTAAAGctgagaagaagaggaagaagaaagtgGTGAAAGAGGTCCCAAGTGGGTTTGTTCATGTGAGAGCAAGGAGGGGTGAAGCAACAGACAGTCACAGCCTTGCCGAAAGG GCAAGAAGAGAGAAAATCAGTGAGAGAATGAAGCTTTTGCAATCACTTGTTCCTGGTTGTGACAAG ATCATTGGCAAGACTCTCGTACTGGATGAGATAATCAATTATGTCAAGTCCCTGCAGAATCAAGTCGAG TTCCTTGTGGGCAAGCTTGCTTCTATAAGCCCTATGCTGATTGGACATGAAGCAAATTTGGATTCTAGCACACTCCAATCAGAG AATCTTTGCAGCTTTGGACCCCCACTGCCATCTCTGTTGGCATGCAACTTTACCCAGCTTAATTCTTATGCAGAAACATCActcacttcttcattttcactgCAACAGGACCACCTCTCCAGTGTTGTTTCTCAG aATGATGGGATCATTTTATGGGACATGGATGATCAAGAACAGAGGCTTCTTGATCAGTATGGTTTCAGCAACGGATACTCTTTTTAG